In Polaribacter sp. Hel_I_88, the following proteins share a genomic window:
- a CDS encoding molybdopterin-dependent oxidoreductase, giving the protein MSAPLSSRRTFIKRMAATAAMTAAATMFPGIIFASEQLAGIPEGNLDWKKGPCRFCGVGCGILVGVENGKAVAVKGDPNSSVNKGLLCVKGYHQTMCIQAKDRLTHALVKKNGRYVKTPINEALDLVASKMKSTIENHGKDSVAMYTSGQSTIPEGYIASKLMKGAIGTNNLDCNARLCMASAVTGFLTTFGADEPMGCYEDIEHADYFVTWGNNMAEMHPVLFSRMLEQKNNRGAKIIDFATRTTRSSMASNRSILFEPQTDLAVANAICYEIVNNGFVNKAFVEKHCNFNKGLTNIGYGLEDNFEFKDIPEKISFEDYKTFLEDYTPEKVSKYSKVSVKDIKYLANIYGNPNNKVVSYWCMGMNQHTRGTWMNNLVYNIHLLTGKISQPGNGPFSLTGQPSACGTAREVGTFTHKLPKGMVTNAKNRELAAKIWKVPVENIPSKPTYHATEMFRAVDRGDIKFIWTQATNPLVSLPKTKRYTAGMKKDSCFVVVSDVFPTPTSDVADVILPASWHIEKGGLYGNSERRTQYWQKMVEGPGETTPDAWMFIEVAKRMGYGDLFPYTKENHVEEIFNEYRQFHEGKKHEMAPLEVLKKESGVIWPYVDGKSTQWRFNEKYDPACKKGSEFDFYGKPDGKAIIWQRPFEPAPEMPDATYPFWLNTGRVIEHWHTGSMTRRIPVLHKAMPNAYVELHPDDAAKMGIRNGEQIKVTSRRGSCTLPASINERGLPTIGQVFVPFFDENMMINDVTIDAFCPISKEPDYKKCAVKIEKA; this is encoded by the coding sequence ATGAGTGCACCTTTATCAAGTAGAAGAACTTTTATAAAAAGAATGGCTGCCACTGCTGCAATGACTGCTGCAGCAACAATGTTTCCAGGTATTATTTTTGCAAGTGAACAATTGGCAGGAATTCCAGAAGGAAATTTAGATTGGAAAAAAGGACCTTGCCGTTTTTGTGGCGTTGGTTGTGGAATTTTAGTGGGTGTAGAAAATGGAAAAGCTGTTGCTGTAAAAGGAGACCCAAATAGTAGTGTTAATAAAGGGTTGTTGTGCGTAAAAGGGTATCATCAAACAATGTGTATACAAGCTAAAGATAGGTTAACACATGCTTTGGTAAAAAAGAATGGTAGGTATGTAAAAACACCAATCAACGAAGCTTTAGACTTAGTGGCTAGCAAAATGAAATCGACCATAGAAAATCATGGTAAAGATTCAGTTGCCATGTACACTTCTGGGCAATCTACAATTCCAGAAGGTTATATCGCCTCAAAATTAATGAAAGGTGCCATTGGTACAAATAATTTAGATTGTAATGCGCGTTTATGCATGGCTAGTGCAGTTACAGGTTTCTTAACAACATTTGGCGCAGATGAACCCATGGGTTGTTATGAAGATATAGAACATGCAGATTATTTTGTTACTTGGGGTAATAATATGGCAGAAATGCACCCTGTTTTGTTTTCTAGAATGTTGGAACAAAAAAACAATAGAGGTGCAAAAATTATAGATTTTGCAACAAGAACAACACGTTCTAGTATGGCATCTAACAGATCTATCTTATTTGAACCTCAAACGGATTTAGCTGTAGCAAATGCCATCTGTTATGAAATTGTGAATAATGGTTTTGTAAATAAGGCTTTTGTAGAAAAACATTGTAATTTTAACAAAGGGCTTACAAATATTGGATATGGTTTAGAAGATAATTTTGAGTTTAAAGATATTCCAGAAAAAATTAGTTTTGAAGACTACAAGACTTTTTTAGAAGATTACACGCCAGAAAAAGTTTCTAAATACTCTAAAGTTTCTGTAAAAGATATTAAATATTTAGCCAATATTTATGGCAATCCAAACAACAAAGTAGTCTCTTATTGGTGTATGGGCATGAACCAACATACAAGAGGAACTTGGATGAATAACTTGGTTTATAATATTCATTTATTAACAGGAAAAATATCACAACCAGGAAATGGACCTTTTTCTTTAACAGGGCAACCTTCTGCTTGTGGAACTGCAAGAGAAGTGGGTACGTTTACTCACAAATTACCAAAAGGTATGGTTACAAATGCTAAAAACAGAGAATTAGCTGCTAAAATTTGGAAAGTTCCTGTAGAAAATATTCCATCAAAACCTACGTATCATGCAACAGAAATGTTTAGAGCTGTAGATCGTGGAGACATTAAATTTATTTGGACGCAAGCAACAAACCCACTAGTTTCTTTGCCAAAAACAAAACGGTATACAGCAGGTATGAAAAAAGATTCTTGTTTTGTAGTGGTTTCTGATGTGTTTCCTACTCCAACATCAGATGTTGCCGATGTTATTTTACCTGCAAGCTGGCATATAGAAAAAGGAGGTTTGTATGGAAATTCAGAAAGAAGAACCCAGTATTGGCAAAAAATGGTTGAAGGACCAGGAGAAACAACGCCAGATGCTTGGATGTTTATAGAAGTTGCAAAAAGAATGGGTTATGGAGATTTATTTCCATACACAAAAGAAAATCACGTAGAAGAAATTTTTAATGAATACCGTCAATTTCATGAAGGTAAAAAACATGAAATGGCACCTTTAGAGGTTTTGAAAAAAGAATCTGGTGTTATTTGGCCTTATGTTGATGGGAAATCTACACAATGGCGTTTTAACGAAAAATACGATCCTGCTTGTAAAAAGGGGTCAGAGTTTGATTTTTATGGAAAACCTGATGGTAAAGCTATTATTTGGCAAAGGCCTTTTGAACCTGCTCCAGAAATGCCAGACGCAACATATCCTTTTTGGCTAAACACAGGTAGAGTTATAGAACATTGGCACACAGGTTCTATGACCAGAAGAATTCCTGTTTTACACAAAGCTATGCCAAATGCGTATGTTGAATTACATCCTGATGATGCTGCAAAAATGGGTATTAGGAATGGTGAGCAAATAAAAGTAACATCAAGAAGAGGTTCTTGCACATTACCAGCCTCTATAAACGAAAGAGGTTTGCCAACCATTGGGCAAGTTTTTGTACCCTTCTTTGATGAAAACATGATGATTAATGATGTTACCATAGATGCTTTTTGTCCGATTTCTAAAGAACCAGACTATAAAAAATGTGCTGTTAAAATAGAAAAAGCCTAA
- a CDS encoding alginate export family protein, whose amino-acid sequence MTFQKISILFACLFALNTFSQFQVDADVRARFEYRHGFGNLFPDNTDPAAFVTQRTRLNVNYKLEKLTVLMSFQDVSTWGDTKQLAIGDNNNSFSMFQGWVQYAFAPTWAVKLGRQVISYDNQRIFGGLDWAMQGRFHDAALLKYKNKNFIADFGFAFSQESQRNENTDFLLQGAFTYKSMQYAYLKKTYNKGLVSFLFLNTGFQDFTDANNTIVDGVNYRQTTGTFFKFPINTINFEGNAYYQSGKATATKDLSAYNLALEAIYKPNNTVFGLGFEVLSGTDQNGSSKNKSFFPLYGTNHKFNGFMDYFYVGNHANNVGLNDLYAKAVFKTGEKSTLLTKVHYFAANNTLINNADTYLGTELDLVYSKNLLKDVSMNIGYSHMFASNSMSLIKSGRSNNNTNNWAWVQLIVKPTLFSNSK is encoded by the coding sequence ATGACTTTCCAAAAAATTTCGATTCTTTTTGCCTGTTTATTTGCACTAAACACTTTTTCTCAATTCCAAGTAGATGCAGATGTTAGAGCTCGTTTTGAATATAGACATGGCTTTGGAAACCTTTTTCCAGATAATACAGATCCTGCTGCATTTGTAACGCAAAGAACCCGATTAAATGTAAACTATAAACTAGAAAAACTAACTGTATTGATGAGTTTTCAAGACGTTAGTACTTGGGGAGATACCAAACAATTAGCCATCGGAGATAACAATAATTCCTTCTCAATGTTTCAAGGTTGGGTGCAATATGCGTTTGCGCCAACTTGGGCTGTAAAATTAGGGAGACAGGTAATTTCTTATGATAATCAAAGAATTTTTGGTGGTTTGGATTGGGCTATGCAAGGAAGATTTCATGATGCTGCTTTATTAAAATATAAAAATAAAAATTTTATAGCAGACTTTGGATTTGCATTTAGTCAAGAATCACAAAGAAATGAAAACACGGATTTTTTATTACAAGGAGCTTTTACTTATAAATCGATGCAATATGCTTATTTGAAAAAAACATATAATAAAGGCTTGGTGAGTTTTTTATTCTTAAACACAGGTTTTCAAGACTTTACTGATGCAAATAATACCATTGTAGATGGCGTAAATTATAGACAAACAACTGGAACTTTTTTCAAATTCCCAATTAATACCATTAATTTTGAAGGAAACGCTTATTATCAATCTGGAAAAGCTACAGCAACCAAAGATTTAAGTGCGTATAATTTGGCTTTAGAAGCAATTTACAAACCAAATAATACTGTTTTTGGTTTAGGGTTTGAAGTTTTAAGTGGAACTGACCAAAATGGCTCTTCTAAAAATAAGTCTTTCTTCCCTTTATATGGTACCAATCATAAATTTAATGGTTTTATGGATTATTTTTATGTGGGCAATCATGCAAATAATGTTGGTTTAAATGACCTTTATGCAAAAGCTGTTTTTAAAACTGGCGAAAAATCTACCTTGTTAACTAAAGTACATTATTTTGCTGCTAATAATACGCTTATAAACAATGCTGATACTTATTTAGGTACTGAATTAGACCTTGTATATTCAAAAAATTTACTAAAAGATGTTTCGATGAATATTGGGTATTCTCACATGTTTGCTTCTAATAGTATGAGTCTAATTAAAAGTGGTAGATCAAATAACAATACCAACAATTGGGCTTGGGTGCAATTAATTGTAAAGCCAACTTTATTTAGTAATTCTAAATAA
- a CDS encoding YchJ family protein, translated as MKCPCNPTKLYKDCCRKAHLDIRSVTSAEQLMRSRYSAFVLANIDYLQKSHHPKTRPNMLEKKEMLTWTKSVEWVKLTVLKSTENTVEFKAFFYENNSLNVIHENSFFAKENNHWVYKEAL; from the coding sequence ATGAAATGTCCTTGTAATCCTACTAAACTTTATAAAGATTGTTGTAGAAAAGCACATCTAGACATTCGCTCTGTAACTTCAGCTGAACAATTAATGCGTTCTAGATATAGTGCTTTTGTTTTGGCTAATATTGATTATCTGCAAAAAAGTCATCATCCTAAAACAAGACCTAACATGCTTGAGAAAAAAGAAATGTTAACTTGGACAAAATCTGTAGAATGGGTGAAATTAACTGTTTTAAAATCCACCGAAAATACAGTTGAGTTTAAAGCTTTTTTTTATGAAAATAATTCTTTGAATGTAATACATGAAAATTCTTTTTTTGCAAAAGAAAATAATCATTGGGTATATAAAGAGGCTTTATAA